The DNA sequence tggagtctgtggctttctgcagtttattgttgtagcccacgacgatttgcgtgtttatcagcagatcgctcggcatcagccacactcctggtgcgaccgcaagactcagtctcaccttggcctcctgcacggctaactggtgcctttgcacgctttgagcgatgtcgttttctatgatcgcgtcttcaagcagcttcgtgaactccgcctgcgcctccttGGCCGGTTTaccggcccccgcgatagaggaacggacgtttacctacGCGCCAAgaactgtgtagacgaacgcctcgaccgagcgatcgagtcttcctagccctgaTTTTGTCAGtccctcacctttgggagacgcaaaccagctatattgcacgcccccgtggtcgtcgttgcgtatgaaacccatctgcttcccactattgtacgccccaccttcgtcgctaaacagattgaggtggctcgggtacccgtccgccgccgtgtcgtagccacggatcacgtgcacgttgcgatacccctcccccgggtagaacacaaaacacatcgcctagacCGTGGTTCCGCCGgtctttccatcggaagtccggcttacgcggcaaaccgaactctatacatagacgctcgaaagcggctaTCTttctttttgcgtgaacgggctgtcaccaggcaggggggcgccgagctcgtagagtatcctccgggtggtaaagtagacgtgaaaccttagaaatcccctgatgacagaggggagcgtggcaaAAGCGGGGTtggttagggacaccccgcatCCGGCGGATGCGCACCAGACCACAAAGCTGAGTTGTTGTGGCCAgcacccataggaaggctccgataaccaccggcgagactccttgacGGACtttgtctctttgaatatgtctcggaccctagtcgtgaacgatttgtcctcagccacgtgtatctctagctgcgtgagtagtggggtgatgtctaaggccgtgctctccacgggggtcgcgggcacggcgtagagtaGCTTTTgcccgagggtcagagacctagggaaaccggatTTTGCGTGTTTGatttgttcggctatagcgtgtttgatatgttcggctatagaggctcccgccgcagttGCCGCCTTTTTCGTCTCTTccgcctcctcgttcagcatctgccagccttcccaatccatgctcagtcctattaaacacgaaggcgggctgtgttcaatacaatggtggtcctacatactgtgctcaccaaaggcgaacagacgctcttcttcgagcggccgataaggcgcccacgcttcgtggcgctccggcagtgctcgctgttaaacagctggtataatctcgagcgggagcatcagataacgactatatccgccctcccgcccatcgctactctgccagccgggcactaCACGgtcgagtccatcgtggaaacgatcaaccgcgctgaaagcaagattctgaccgcgaagctggatcccctcaccgggaaaaTCGCGCAAGCCCGTTCGCCTTGTATTAGAGCTAGCCTAGGTCTGACATAACAAACATGGCAAATAGCGACGTTAGCGgtggtgccatatacccctcgcttcccagtaTGCACAGCGgtggcgacgtgcaaagcttccgactccagaaaatatgtgacactcaggcggttctagacaacaagataacgcatcatcgataggtgcggaaaaagtataagcgcgcctttgccgttacccatgctgtgtctgtggtatccggcatcgctgcaggggcgctctCCAGCGGCTGAGTAggagtctctttgagtgggataggggttctgatcggcggtccgctggcaggggtcgctgggctggtcggtgtcgtgggtgTAGGCGCAGGaatagtctctaggggtcttacgagcaaggtggctaaacacaaagacacgatggttttagcggaaagtaagaaaaactcgatcagcgagctggtctctaaggctctgcaaaaCGAGCATATCTCAGATGAAAAGTTTCAGCTAATACttcgggaacaagagagatactacgcgctcaaggccactatcagagctcgacacggcctcgcatcgcgtgagaaaaaaaagcaagaaagggCCCCCCGAGAAAGtccctggagacacgcgaaaagatgaaaaagagactgcgagaaattcgcgaggagttcgggagcgaggtgttcgagtaaagctcaggtttaaacgccactccagcggctttgaacttacggccgaaaaacggtcattccgcgctccgtagggtgGCGGTCCAATCCACGTTTCTCGTTTTCACGGCCCTCAGGTCCTAGCACAAGGTGATTAGATTACCAGCTTGTTTACGTTTGGATGAGCACGCTGTTTTCGCTCTCTCGCCGGAACGAGCGGCATAAGCAGCTTGTGCTTGACATcctcggggatgtcctcgtccggacgttctggaccagccccgCTAGTACGGcaggcgcctctttgtcaggcatgctattgagaatCGCCTCTATGTAAGcgcccatgtttgggtatgccctGTGCCACTCAGTCTCTAATTGACCGTATCGCGGGCTACGatatcagacaggacgagtgcaaACTGtttccgagcgcgcctctcggtgTCGCGCATCCTCTACCCTACACggttcgctccgcaggggcgacaCAACCCCGTCTCCGActgcgtccctatgccgcagatcttgcacggcacggggagggggctgcccttacggagcctttggaggtgcaccttgcactaggtgtccatgcacctctggccacacgtgtttgcatggccgacctttagTCACCTGCAGTGATCTTTTCCGCACTACATTCTCGAATGCTCGGTATACTATAGGGCAAACgagggtctaattgcaaggttcccacaCGTTACCACCCAAGGGGGGGCAGCCACCCTGTTATAGTTAGCGCTAGGCGCTAGGCTCCCCCTTGCTCCCCCCAGCGCCTAGCGCTACCGAAAACGGGCCCCGCCGCCATCCCCTTAAAGCAAATGCTTTAAGCGACCCCTATAACACACCCCTCTCCCACGAGGCCCCCAGACGGTATACCCTAGGCCTTGGgtatgccctagggcatacGAAAAACGGGCTGGGGGGGCGCGGCGAGCCGGGCGGCGGGGGCCTACATACACAGTTGCCCCagttgtttatgtacgtgaaacccTATCTGCTTCCCCAGACGGTATACCCCAGGCCACGGAAAACGGGCTGGGGGCGCGGCGAGCCGGGTGGGGGGGGCCAGTCGGGTTTCTCTGAAATCACCCAGTCCggacgcgcccggcctacgcACACAGTTGCCCAAAAAAGTTGTGTACGTGGGACGCGCCCAGCCTACACACACAGTTGCCCCagttgtttatgtacgtgaaacccTATCTGCTTCCCCAGACGGAATACCCAAGGCCACGGAAGACGGGCTGGGAGGCGCGGTGGGCCGGGCGGCGGGTGCCAGTCGGGTTTCACTCAAATCACCCAGTCCCCCCCTAGGGGGTTCagacgcccaggaatttccagaggggaggggggttaaaatgccctttttcctttaacagttactgtatttatctttttcctgggggttggaaattctagaggggtggggtcatacctccgaccccctcaatagggggagatggatattttctggaactacacatttttCGGAGAagcataaaaatatttttttcccgaAACTAATGACCTTCAGACCTCCGTGTCTCTCAAGAAAAACACACTAAAAGTATACAGTAATAAGTAATACAGTAATCTCCAAAAATTTCATCGTAGAGATTCTTCgcgcaaaaacaaaacggtTCACAAACAAGAAAACGGAAAAAAGAGCTTTTATCTACACTCAAGACTGTTGATTTTTGAACTTCATTTCAATCAGGACGGCGCATAAACGCTTATTTAATCAGATCGAGATGATGCACAACACTTTATTTtatcaaatcaatctcgatATAAAGTACTGTTCTTCGACCTTTTGATTAGCCTACGTGCTGACTCGCGAAATCCTCTCGTAGCTACGAGAGGAtttcgcgagtcagcggctacacgtaggctaccttttgataaaaacaaaaggtTTGTTCATTACAAATAGTTGGCGgtcattttgtgttttcagaATCACATACCTCTTATGTCACATCGACATTCATTAAAAAGTATGAAATCGACCATCAAATAACACACTAAGTCCAAGAAAGCCAACATAGCGAGAATTCACGATCCACACACTTATTCACAAAACCCAACACATGAACGTGCGAActggcatggtttgaatttggttgTCCGATTCCCGCCAAAATCATCATACACAGGGCTCCCAACACGGATATAGTTTACGACGACGTATACTATTCCCCTAAAGCACCAGGAAGCCCAATACATGGAAGGATTGAAATGCACCTTAAAAAGTTTTGTACAACAAAGTATTGCGTTTCGTGAATATTTCACAGGTAACCACTAGTAATAATTAAAGTGAGTAAGGAGCAATCCTTACTGCTTGTCAAATTTCCAAATACGTTAATTTGTCAAAGGTAAATAAACTCTTGGCACCTTTCATAGACTTATATTAGTGTATTTTATTGCGGTTTGTCTGgaaaatattgaaagaaaaCATGATGAACAGCAAGGGACGTGTTATTTACTAGATTACATGCTTTTTATCGggagataatttttttatgtaattaTTTTCGCCTACTTTATTTTTTCGGCTCAGTCTTTTCATGCCTTTAGGTTTCCAGACATGATTTTCTGCTAGAAAAACGTTTTATACAAGCCAATATCAAGCAGGAGCAACACGAGTTTGTGTATGTCAGTAGTTTTCGGATGCTATTTGAATAGGAATAAAATACGTCAGTGTATAAGGCATGTTTCCGCTGGCCTTGTCGGGGGTGGTTTTAATTATACATAACCGATTTAAAAGAGATTGGACTCTTTCCAGCATAACTTTGATGGGCTTTCTACGTTTTTATGTCTTCCGCGATTTATTTCAATTGCATAGACTCGATAAGAATGTAATCTattttttctgaattaattTCCTTCACCAAAAAACTGTTTACGTATTTAACGAGCTACCTGGCTTTGTGCCTGAATGATAAAATTTATTATTCAGAAATTAACAATATAATAGTACAACGCTTTATGTTGAATTATGTGCTccattacactctttttttattagaatcgttttttatatgaacgtccaggctgagatttcaccaaattttaaaaacatgctaagaacatccCGAGGCTCGGATAGCAGCAACATATTGCTTCTTTAGTCTttgtgttctaaaatgcagtgttaaattgtgttcattaataacaaccttaaatATTATATTGCTATTTATCATTTgtcatatttatattttgtcatatttatatttatcatATGTAATTCTCCTCCTAACAATTCTATTGTATaagcactaaaatttaagaacatcgttgaGAACATTTTGTgcgttaaaataaaaataagaacggcccagccccaacaactgaaaataaggcgttcttataaaaaataagagTGTAAAGAGTTTGGATTTCGATaatttaataaataacaagATTTTGGAATTTGATTTTGACTGAGAGCTTAAAAGGGCAGCGAATATTAAAGATAAAACTCTCTTAAAGATTTTACCCGTGGTAAGGACTACGGTAAAAACAATTTCCCTAAAAAAGACTAATAAGCTAGGGAAATCCAAAGGAAATAATATAATCGACTTAAATGGAGAAGAGCTGTCATGAATTTGCCATAATATTCGAAGAGTACTTCCAGAATTATGAAATCGCCTGTCATAGTTTGATAAATATTTGTGTAGGAGCATATCTGGCTAAATTAATCATCAGCTTTCCTCTCCGCTATTAGCCAAAATACTATTTGCTGCGTTGGCTTTTTCTGCCCTGCTTCCGGAAATTTAGAGCGTACAAAAAAAGAGCCTTGTCTATTTGCCATATCTTTTCCGGCAATATCTAGGCTGCAAATAATGAATTGGATTTTGGTGTTTCTTTTAGACAGTGACACTCCGTGAAGTCCGTCATAGCGTGCAGTCCATTCCGTGCCAAAGATACCTCTTTCCACCTGTCGTGGTTTTGGGAGCCAAGCGCGCGACTGACGCTAATACACATTGCAGAGTTGTTTTTCAATGTAGCGGAAAATATTGAAACTAGCTCCGTACGGAATAATTTAATATCTCGTCTATCGGATGGCGGTTTCGTCAAAGAACAGTTCAAATTTATGGTCTAAGCGTGCAAGAAATGAGAAGAACTTTGTGAAGTGAGGGAAAAACTACGCAAACAATGGAGAGAAACCCTCGCGTCGAGTCGACATATTTACCGGGAAATTCTAATACACTAAACCACGTCCGGACACTCGGTATTTTCTACGCAGTCTGCGTGGTTGTGTGTTCATTGCCGTTTCATGCGAGAGGTtggtaatgttttttttacttatttttcgCTATGTATAATCCCTCTTGTTTGCTTTTCTATTTACCTTAGTCCCGCTTTTAATATCTCACGACGTCTGAAATTCTatgaatttgaaaaaaatataaataaactgCAATAAACGGTGCCATCGTTAGCCATTTCTAAGTATTCAATCAAAATTCaaagtgatatttttttatgcgtGCAACTCTTATAAATTTTAAGCTTATTGCGATGATTGCCTTATGCAGTTCGGATTCAATTTTGACAATTCCATATAGAATAGAGCAATTCCCCCTACAACACTTTACCCTACTATAAAAAGCACGCACACAATTCTGTGCTTGCATCAACAAGTACTGTTGACGCGTCTAGGTTAAAATGAATTTTTTAAGCTGGTACATCTATTTgtacattattttttgttgtatttattAGGGCCCTTGACGCTAAccaaatcggcgatttgccGATAAGTAGGCCAATATTTTATGTCTTATCTGTTCTAGTTAACAAtccaaaacaagcaaaatacagtaaaaaaaaagtaatatattCCACTGCACCATATTTAAAAGGACCGGCTGTTGTTGAAAATCGGAATAAATCTGCAGGAGACTTTTCATGGGTAAATATCACCGCCACACGAACTACCACAAATGCTAAAATCTAGTTACGTGATCAGATCTCAAGTCAATCAAAGAGGAATATTTCCTCCAAGTGCATTATTCCGGATTGAATCGTTCACTCATAGCCACCTTTTATGTTAATAGTCTTGCAACAAAAGGCAGAATTGAGCGCGGGCCTCTTATGACATATTTTGATCtaaaatgaaaacatgaaTTGTTATTCGCTAATGGAATGCTTTTCTTCAAATATTGTCTTTCATTTTGTCATAAAAGATGCCTTTTCGAATTTTCGAATAAATACGTCAAGATGATTCAAGattcaattttattttttctcatttatttgtatttctagacaattttgaaattcaaaaTTGAATATCCGGTTTTAGCTTTAACCACCTAAAATAGCGCAATTTGGGAGCCAGTGTTCTCGAAATTATTAATGCGGACTattcatttaaaaaacaaacaaaagtctTCAGGGATTTCATTACATTTATGACAAACTCAAAAGAATTGTTTGCAGGGAAtatttcattatatttttcatttgCATCCGTGGGCAGAAGTGTTCACTTTTTATCTTCTTTATTTTGACATTAGGGAAAAAATGGTTTTTCAATCGATTTCTAGAGTTTCGGATGTGTGGGGTTTAGTTCCATTGTCTTTGAAGATAACCCATGGAATATTCGCTCTttttttgcaatcaatttctTTAATACTAGGTAATGAAGTAATAATTTTCGCCGAACAAATCAATGTTGCTAAGGGGctaaaaactaaaacaaaacttaTACGGGATTACAAAATTATCATTTGTCCCACACcctttctgtattttagaaatGCCTGTATTCCAaactaaaaaatattgttgttGTGAATGTTGTTAATTGTTGTTGATATGTTGGTGTAGCTGTAGTGATTCATGGATTTCGTTTGTTTTATACTGGCCGTTTGACACGAGTTATCAAGTGGACGACTTGCTTGCTAACGACAAAACATTAATGGCTTTGATTATATTCTTGTCCTTCTTCTTCATCGCcgcttttttctctttctttaaCTTCTTATTTTCCtctgttttcttcttttcctGTTCCTTCTGACTATATTTTTATTCCTATCACTCTCttcttcttttatttcttaatCTTCGTCATCTTCCTTTTTTTGCGCATTCAGATTTTCATCAtcctctttttttcttcttcttctttccttGTTGTTTCTCCATTTCTTTTTCGTGCTGTTtaccctttttctttttcttcttttcttgcTTCTTCCTCTTGCTTCTCCTTCttgcttcttcttcttctttttctctaTTTGTCGCCTTTTTTCCGTTCTTCTTCATTCGACTTTTTCTCCAATTTGTTCttctttgcttttttctttatttgtcgccttttttcgtttttctttATTCGTCTTTTCCccctttctttttctctgttttttcttctttatttgtCGCCTTTTCTCGTTTTTCTTTATTCGTCTTTCCCCTCATTCTTcctctctgttttttttttcttatcttgATCAGGTCCATCAAGCCATCAAAGGAGGACTATAACAATTCGCTCGTTAACAGAATTTACCAGACCAATCACTCCACTTTACATAGAACGGCCATGCACCAAAACCAATCTAATCAAAGAGCTCTTAATATCAAAGTTCGCTATGGCTTATGCGGCTTGAAAGAATTTTACTGCTTATTCTTTTGTGTAGAAAATTCAACAAATGAGCTACTGCATGCACCATATAAACTATCTTGTTTATCTAGTCACTTGATGGGTATTGAAGAATAGACATTGTTTAGTCTACACTAAAGAAAGTACGCGACAACATCTATTCTTGCGGCTAGGGCATCACttatgaaaataaatttttttcttggtCTGATTGTGTCTGAAAGACTGCTTAAGGGCGATCATACAAACCACCTTTAATGGACCCTTAAACACACGAGCAAATATAGAATCGCTCTTTACATTAATGACATTCACGGGAAAACTGTGGATTTGGAGTTACACCAATTATTAAACAATATTGTCATCGTTTTCATGTTGTCTTTATCTTATTGTTAATCACACCATGCATATGACCCTTAAGATCTAAATATAGACAAAAAGTATTTATCAATTGGACTCGACTAATTGTCTATAGCTTGGAGGTGTTATAGGCGAGTTATACCGGCCAGTTTAAAACCTTCACATTAGAATACTTATGCAAATGCGATAAATAGAGTTGCGTCTTTTGTGATTAGATTTTTTGACACATGGGGAAGAGTGCTAAGATGGATGTGTTTTGTTGCTTTTGTGCTGTCGGCAGCGCTTCATTCGCAACATTCTGCCACCTACTGTGAACAACCGCTAAAAATAACTTTTCATTAGAGGAAGATATATATTCACACTACCGCAACCTTTGAACATTACAATTGGCCTTTTCCCAAAGAATGGGCTAGTCAATTCCTCGCTCTTTTATTCAAATACCACAGGACTCCAATGATCGAAAAAAGGTCAATGCGAAAAAGTTGATATCTCATTTGATTTACAGGCGAACTACAATACCGTGCAGATATTTTTGCCGTTTCACCACCAGACGAAGCGTTCGTGAAAACTGGCGCATCAGTCACATTCAAATGGAAGCTCCCGGTAACGCAAAAGCACTTCCGTCACTTACTAAACGTTACATTTGGCCGCGGTACACCGGATCAGCCCATGGAACCTTTAATAACAGTCAACTTCTCTCCGAAAGGAACAAACAAGTCGGTGCACTTGGTGTACAATGTGTCAGGGAGATACCGAGGAAGATTACGGTGGGCGGGGCGAGCTGGGAGGGTAGCATTTGAGTTGAGGAATGTGACAAGTGAAGACACTGGTAGATATGCTATGGTGGCAGCGGCACAGACCTCGAGGGTCTTGATAGTCGATAACGTCGGGCTGGTAGTGAATTGTAAGTACTTTAAAAAGGGCCAATAAGTGACTTGCACCAAGAAGTCACATGACGTTTAAGTGGCAAATTCAGGACAATATAAACAGTGAAATAGCTGTGTCTTCAGAAAGCGACGGAAAAATTACATCTTAAAATAGAGATGAGCTTTTTATGACAAAGaactttctggctgattcgtAATTTTCCCCGAAAAATAAACCATGAACCTATATCTACGTAACATGAAAGTTCACAGTATTTTAATTATATTTAAACTCTTACTGAACAGCAATAATTGTCCACTGAAACGTTAAATACATTTATGTTTACAGACCCACCGAGGCTTCGCAATCCCTTATCTTCGATGAAACAAGTGCGTCTTCCAGAAGGCGAGTCTGTCGACATTTTGTGTGATGTCAAGAGCTGCCCACGTGCTCGAGTgatgtggtcacgtgatggtCTCGTGCTGCAGAACCAAACCAGGCGCCATGCGCTGTCGCTCAGACGCGTGGAACTATCACATACGGGGATTTACGAGTGTGATGCAGCCAATGAGCTTGGGAGTGTGCGGAACAAGGTGTTGGTAATAGTGACGTCATGCCCCGAGCCTGCCAGTCAGCCCAGTCATGGTAAGGCACAGTCTGGATGTATTCATTTCccattttttctgtttttcatttttctttctttcctttttttcttttatttgttcCTTTTTTCCCCTTTCTGTTTACAATTTATTTGGAGGACTTCTGCGTCACACGATCGTCGGATGATCGGACGGTTTCTTTACCAGTTTTACtactttctttttagtttttctgTTCTATCTTTTTCTCTCCTccctttttgcttttgttttctaCATGTTTGTCTTCctcctcctttttctcttgttctttttattcattttctcCTCGTTGTCCTCTTAGTTCTCTAGTTTTCCCACACCTTTCTTACATCATTTTATTTCTCTATTCATCACTCCACCTTTCCTGTTGAATAAAGTCCATTGTTTCTCTTTGTCTCTACAGCTGCGTCAAGTACTGGTCATAGTCCCAGTACCCTGATTTCCATGGTTGCCCCTGCGGCAGTTTTCTTCGTTATCCTCGCTGCTTATTGCTTTTTTAAATGCTCTAATcgacaacagcaacagcaccCAATACAGTGAGTGTagaatttattatttaaaatttggCCAAGAAATTCATTGAACGAAGAATTCTCGGGTCTATTTTGATCACGCGACACAAAAAGACCAATGgaatttttactttaaaacaaTAAGTGAAGTTTAGAAGCAAACTAGCAGCTATTATATATAATCAACTTCGAAATGTAAGTTGATTATACTATACAATCAAAATAACCTTCAAAGAATTTTACAGCCGAAATGTTTGATTGTTTCCTACGAGCAATTCCCGCCTTGGATTCTTGGAGGTCGGCTATTAATGGCTCGTACTCGTTTTCGTATGTTCATTTCACACAAAGTTAGAATAAGCAGACGCGGATCcaaggattggccgagggggggggggacgcaGTCATAtgaatcatatggaaaaaacatagtattttaagattccatcataagaaatgaccactttttggccgcttagggggggaagggggtgcgTGTCTCCCAACCCCTTGTGATAACAAAGGATTGGGACCCTCCTGACTACTATATATGCTATCTTCCAGGAAAAGCCAATCGTCCTACAGAATTTCCAAGAGTTCTTCAACCACTGACGAGCAAACTGCAAACCTTCTTGGGGAATGGTCCCAGTTTACCGACCGAGGGGAGAAGATCTGACCATCATTCATACCCAAAATACCTAACTAAATATAAACTATATGTGTTGCTGGAAACACAATATTCACGTGGATTATTTTACTATCGAGATCGCAGCACGTAGACAATGACTTTATTAGGAAACATGGATTCCACAAAATCTGTTGATTGTAGCCAATACGTTGCAAAGGCACGACATGATGCTTGCATCGAACAGAGTCGAGAATAAACTGTTAGAGCCTGATGTAACAGCTGTTCTCGGAGACAACTGCTTTGAAAGGCTTAAAGAGATGTTACCAAAAGCAGTTATCATAAGACGGTGATTCCACCTAAactacaaaaaaaggaaaggttGGCCAACAATTTCGCATCAGCTCCCAACATGGTTTTACAGACATTGCCAGTATTCTTTGTCATCAATAGGGCTTAAAAGAACCGAATTTTAATTAATATGTGACTTTACGATTGGCATCGCAATGGtattaaacaaaatattatacCCGGGCCGTAGCATgaggtggggcactgggggcgcgtgtcccctccccccaatattttcaaaaatataaGGAAGTGACCATTAGGGGTGTGATTGTGGCCCTaacattttcttaatgtttctgtattgtggcctcccaatatttcgaggcctgctgcGGCCCTGTATTAAACTAGGAAAACACCTTATGCTTTTTGCTTTGCTTATATTATCAGAAATCGCTGCGATATTTGGGATACATATTGCGCATTACACGGGGCAAGCTTGATAACcaaatttaacaaaaaatacaatatatattattataataatataatatatattatttcttaAGAGAACAGAAATATCACCAGTATAATTTTGATATACTATTCACGAGCTGTATATTAAGCTACATTGGAtggtattttatttattttgttttttactgTAGCAAAATGTTCCTTTGCACAATTTGGTAAAAAACAAGAGCTCAATAAGTTAGTTATGACGCTATATGAAAGAACGCTTTTCAATTCTCAATTGCttattcatttattctttTCCAAGCGAACGTATTATATATCATATTAATTGCATATTTATTGATTATCTCTTTTCACTTGCTATaacttttataataaaaactgCTGAGGCGAGAGAGTCAAAAAAACTTCAGTGACGGTGATGTTTGATTTTC is a window from the Nematostella vectensis chromosome 9, jaNemVect1.1, whole genome shotgun sequence genome containing:
- the LOC5512396 gene encoding hemicentin-2; translated protein: MERNPRVESTYLPGNSNTLNHVRTLGIFYAVCVVVCSLPFHARGELQYRADIFAVSPPDEAFVKTGASVTFKWKLPVTQKHFRHLLNVTFGRGTPDQPMEPLITVNFSPKGTNKSVHLVYNVSGRYRGRLRWAGRAGRVAFELRNVTSEDTGRYAMVAAAQTSRVLIVDNVGLVVNYPPRLRNPLSSMKQVRLPEGESVDILCDVKSCPRARVMWSRDGLVLQNQTRRHALSLRRVELSHTGIYECDAANELGSVRNKVLVIVTSCPEPASQPSHAASSTGHSPSTLISMVAPAAVFFVILAAYCFFKCSNRQQQQHPIQKSQSSYRISKSSSTTDEQTANLLGEWSQFTDRGEKI